The following proteins are encoded in a genomic region of Phragmites australis chromosome 9, lpPhrAust1.1, whole genome shotgun sequence:
- the LOC133928357 gene encoding uncharacterized protein LOC133928357 isoform X1 gives MEYKARSNGASGASTGNLGDRYNYVKYSSSLNDEPMPDAASEKEQGNEYFKQKKFSEAIECYSRSIGLSPTAVAFANRAMAYLKLRRFEKAEDDCTEALNLDDRYIKAYSRRITARKELGKLKEAMDDAEFAISLDPNNAELRKQYSEIKALHMEKMAKKASVLADKKDSTSHPPTISQKDSFMEVDSPIGTAMEMRESAGGRPKGGSGVIINNSVMQQSRDAKQKPGSEASVQDLASRAASRYLASTVKSIKTPKTAYDFEVSWRALSDDTAQQIHLLKSIPPASLPEIFKNSLSAAFLIEIVKCASSIFRYDAALAVSILENLAKVPRFDLIIMCLSSMHKSELRRMWDEVFLVEKASADQMEVLRQLRGKYIQGGWQDSMFASS, from the exons ATG GAGTATAAAGCGAGATCCAATGGTGCTTCGGGAGCTTCCACCGGAAATCTTGGTGATCGGTACAACTATGTGAAGTATTCAAGCTCCTTAAACGATGAACCAATGCCCGATGCTGCGTCAGAAAAGGAACAG GGTAATGAGTATTTCAAACAGAAAAAGTTCTCTGAAGCTATTGAGTGCTACTCAAGAAGCATTGGGTTGTCTCCTACAGCAGTGGCTTTTGCAAATAGAGCTATGGCATATCTTAAACTAAGAAG ATTTGAGAAGGCAGAGGACGATTGCACTGAAGCTCTGAATCTGGATGATCGCTATATTAAAGCATACTCACGGCGAATTACTGCAAGAAAAGAACTTGGGAAGCTTAAGGAAGCAATGGATG ATGCTGAATTTGCCATCAGTCTTGATCCAAACAATGCAGAGCTGAGGAAGCAGTATTCTGAGATAAAAGCATTGCACATGGAG AAAATGGCGAAGAAAGCTTCAGTGCTAGCTGATAAAAAGGACAGCACTTCTCATCCACCGACTATCTCCCAGAAG GACAGTTTCATGGAAGTTGATTCACCTATTGGAACTGCAATGGAGATGAGAGAGAGTGCAGGTGGAAGGCCTAAAGGGGGATCtggagtaatcatcaataacaGTGTCATGCAG CAGTCTCGAGATGCTAAACAAAAGCCCGGGTCAGAAGCTTCAGTTCAAGATCTTGCATCGCGTGCTGCTTCACGGTATCTGGCCAGCACTGTAAAAAGCATTAAGACACCAAAGACAGCTTATGACTTTGAGGTTTCTTGGAGAGCTCTTTCTGATGACACTGCCCAGCAAATACACTTATTAAAG TCAATTCCACCAGCAAGCCTACCAGAGATTTTTAAGAACTCACTTTCCGCAGCCTTTCTTATTGAAATTGTGAAGTGTGCATCCTCAATTTTCCG ATATGATGCAGCGTTAGCTGTTAGCATTTTGGAGAATTTGGCAAAAGTTCCACGCTTTGACTTGATAATCATGTGCCTCTCATCCATGCACAAATCTG AACTGAGAAGGATGTGGGATGAAGTATTCCTTGTTGAAAAAGCATCAGCTGATCAGATGGAAGTCCTCAGGCAGCTGCGAGGTAAATATATTCAGGGAGGATGGCAGGATAGCATGTTTGCTTCGAGTTAA
- the LOC133928357 gene encoding uncharacterized protein LOC133928357 isoform X2: MEYKARSNGASGASTGNLGDRYNYVKYSSSLNDEPMPDAASEKEQGNEYFKQKKFSEAIECYSRSIGLSPTAVAFANRAMAYLKLRRFEKAEDDCTEALNLDDRYIKAYSRRITARKELGKLKEAMDDAEFAISLDPNNAELRKQYSEIKALHMEKMAKKASVLADKKDSTSHPPTISQKDSFMEVDSPIGTAMEMRESAGGRPKGGSGVIINNSVMQSRDAKQKPGSEASVQDLASRAASRYLASTVKSIKTPKTAYDFEVSWRALSDDTAQQIHLLKSIPPASLPEIFKNSLSAAFLIEIVKCASSIFRYDAALAVSILENLAKVPRFDLIIMCLSSMHKSELRRMWDEVFLVEKASADQMEVLRQLRGKYIQGGWQDSMFASS; this comes from the exons ATG GAGTATAAAGCGAGATCCAATGGTGCTTCGGGAGCTTCCACCGGAAATCTTGGTGATCGGTACAACTATGTGAAGTATTCAAGCTCCTTAAACGATGAACCAATGCCCGATGCTGCGTCAGAAAAGGAACAG GGTAATGAGTATTTCAAACAGAAAAAGTTCTCTGAAGCTATTGAGTGCTACTCAAGAAGCATTGGGTTGTCTCCTACAGCAGTGGCTTTTGCAAATAGAGCTATGGCATATCTTAAACTAAGAAG ATTTGAGAAGGCAGAGGACGATTGCACTGAAGCTCTGAATCTGGATGATCGCTATATTAAAGCATACTCACGGCGAATTACTGCAAGAAAAGAACTTGGGAAGCTTAAGGAAGCAATGGATG ATGCTGAATTTGCCATCAGTCTTGATCCAAACAATGCAGAGCTGAGGAAGCAGTATTCTGAGATAAAAGCATTGCACATGGAG AAAATGGCGAAGAAAGCTTCAGTGCTAGCTGATAAAAAGGACAGCACTTCTCATCCACCGACTATCTCCCAGAAG GACAGTTTCATGGAAGTTGATTCACCTATTGGAACTGCAATGGAGATGAGAGAGAGTGCAGGTGGAAGGCCTAAAGGGGGATCtggagtaatcatcaataacaGTGTCATGCAG TCTCGAGATGCTAAACAAAAGCCCGGGTCAGAAGCTTCAGTTCAAGATCTTGCATCGCGTGCTGCTTCACGGTATCTGGCCAGCACTGTAAAAAGCATTAAGACACCAAAGACAGCTTATGACTTTGAGGTTTCTTGGAGAGCTCTTTCTGATGACACTGCCCAGCAAATACACTTATTAAAG TCAATTCCACCAGCAAGCCTACCAGAGATTTTTAAGAACTCACTTTCCGCAGCCTTTCTTATTGAAATTGTGAAGTGTGCATCCTCAATTTTCCG ATATGATGCAGCGTTAGCTGTTAGCATTTTGGAGAATTTGGCAAAAGTTCCACGCTTTGACTTGATAATCATGTGCCTCTCATCCATGCACAAATCTG AACTGAGAAGGATGTGGGATGAAGTATTCCTTGTTGAAAAAGCATCAGCTGATCAGATGGAAGTCCTCAGGCAGCTGCGAGGTAAATATATTCAGGGAGGATGGCAGGATAGCATGTTTGCTTCGAGTTAA